A stretch of DNA from bacterium:
AGACGTCCTTGAAGGCGGTCAGGTCGATGCCGGAGCTCGCTTTTTCCTTCATCCAGATGGCGTCGAATTTGCAGGCGATGACGCAGGCTCCGCAGAGCGTGCATTTTTGCAGGTCAATGACGGGGGCCGTCTTGCGCTCCGCCTGGGTGATGGCGCCGAACGGGCAGGCCTTGACGCACGCCCCGCAGAAAACGCATTTTTCAGTGATTTTGATGGGATCGCTCATGATAGTGGGCTCCTTATTGCGCGGCGCCTAAAACGGCGTCTTTCATTTTGGCTACGAGTTGCGGAATATAATCCTGTGGTTCTCCCTGGAAAATCTGGCCACCCTGCCGGGGCGCCGGGGTGAAGATCTTCACGACTTTGGTCGGGGAGCCGTCCAGCCCGAGGCATTTGGGCTCACAGTTCATGTCGGCGGCTTTCCACGTCTGGATCACGGCTTTTTTCGCGGCCATCTTCCCTTTGAGGGAGGGCAGGCGCGGCTCATTGATTTCCTTGACCACGGTCAGGACGCAGGGGAGGGGGGATTCAATGACTTCGATGCCATTTTCCATCAGGCGCTCGGCCACGATTTTCTTGTCATCAAGGGATTCAATCTTGCGGACGTAGGTGATCTGGGGGAGATCCAGGTGAACGGCAATGCCGGGCCCGACCTGCGCGGTGTCGCCATCCGACGCCTGTTTCCCGCAGATGATGAGGTCATAGG
This window harbors:
- a CDS encoding electron transfer flavoprotein subunit beta/FixA family protein encodes the protein MRYIVCIKQVPETTDVKINPATNTLMRDGVVSIINPFDMYAIEEGLRLKALHGGTVTVLSMGPPQAENALREAIAMGADDGILVSDRAFAGSDTWATSYTLSMAIRKIGTYDLIICGKQASDGDTAQVGPGIAVHLDLPQITYVRKIESLDDKKIVAERLMENGIEVIESPLPCVLTVVKEINEPRLPSLKGKMAAKKAVIQTWKAADMNCEPKCLGLDGSPTKVVKIFTPAPRQGGQIFQGEPQDYIPQLVAKMKDAVLGAAQ